The DNA sequence CCAGAGCCGGGCCCTCATTGAGGAGAGGATAAAGATCATAGGCCACTTCCTCATAGGGATGAACCTTCAGCATGGCCTGCAAAACCCGTTTCAGTTTGCTTTTGGGACAAATGGTTTCCAGCCGGTATTCCTCTGCCCGTTCCAGTTGCCCTACCTGTCCCAGATAAGGATTTGTGCCAGTTAATGGTAAAAAAGTTCCGGTACCCTGGGTTTGAAAAGTGCAATGGGAATAGTTGCCGATATGACCAGCTCCGGCTTCTGCCATCGCCAGCCGCACTGCTTCCTCATGGCCAGCCGGTACAAACACCACAATTTTAATATACTCTTCCCTCCAGCCGGGTTCCAGCACCTGAATATCCTGCAAGTTCAGGGCCCGGGCCAAAGTGGCATTTATCCCCTTTTCAGCACTATCCAGGTTGGTATGGGCACTATAAACAGCAATGTTATTTTGAATCAAACGAGCCAGCAACCGGCCAGTCGCCGTATCAAAGCGAAGATTTTTCAAAGGTTTGAAAATCAAAGGGTGATGGGTTACCAGTAACCCGGCTCCTTGCTCAATAGCCTCTTCTGCTACGGCCGGTGTGCAATCAAGGGCCACCAGCACTTTATCTGTTTCAGCCCCTGGATCCCCTAACATTAAGCCCACATTATCCCATTCCGCCGCCAATTTGCGGGGAGCCAGTTCTTCTATCCAGCTGATGATTTGCCCGATTTTAGCCATGCTTCCACCTCCCCCAATTGTTCGAGGAATTTTTCCATTTCCCTGCTTCTGGCCAGCACCTTTGGACTGTGAGTTTGTCCCAGGGCAGTCAGTACCTTGCGGGTCTCATTTTTCAGCTTCTCCAGATAAGGGAGTAAAAGGGGATGTTTGCGGGCCAAGAGCGCCGGCCCAAAGACTCTGGTAATCCGGGATGAAAAAGGCTGCGGCCAGTGTTTTTCCTGGCGCCCATATTTAATAATTTGATAAAACTTGCCCTCTTCCTGCAACAACTCTTCATCCAGAACAAACCAGCCCCAGGCTGCCAGTTGTTCCCGTACCAGGGGAATATCCGTCATCGGCTGCAAAATCAGGTAACTACAGGCTTCCCGCACCATCGCACCGGCAGTCAAAATCTGAATCATCGTCTGGCCGCCCATGCCAGCGATAATAATCC is a window from the Carboxydocella sporoproducens DSM 16521 genome containing:
- a CDS encoding Nif3-like dinuclear metal center hexameric protein yields the protein MAKIGQIISWIEELAPRKLAAEWDNVGLMLGDPGAETDKVLVALDCTPAVAEEAIEQGAGLLVTHHPLIFKPLKNLRFDTATGRLLARLIQNNIAVYSAHTNLDSAEKGINATLARALNLQDIQVLEPGWREEYIKIVVFVPAGHEEAVRLAMAEAGAGHIGNYSHCTFQTQGTGTFLPLTGTNPYLGQVGQLERAEEYRLETICPKSKLKRVLQAMLKVHPYEEVAYDLYPLLNEGPALGLGRIGLLPQPLTLAQLAARIKEIVSVARLRLGGSPEQTVKKVALCSGSGASLAARAKMQGADVLLTGDVKYHEAQDMLQMGLSFIDAGHFATEAFYLPYWVRELQQKAAGAGAIVEIIQSTREKEPWQEI
- a CDS encoding tRNA (adenine(22)-N(1))-methyltransferase; the encoded protein is MELSRRLEAIARMVPAGSVPADIGTDHAYLPIALVAADHCPRAIAGDVHRGPYQLAMERVIKAGLQDRISVRLGDGLTILRPGEADGIIIAGMGGQTMIQILTAGAMVREACSYLILQPMTDIPLVREQLAAWGWFVLDEELLQEEGKFYQIIKYGRQEKHWPQPFSSRITRVFGPALLARKHPLLLPYLEKLKNETRKVLTALGQTHSPKVLARSREMEKFLEQLGEVEAWLKSGKSSAG